A genomic stretch from Croceibacterium aestuarii includes:
- a CDS encoding AMP-binding protein: MIALLEAIRDHARRTPERVAVDPVGAPPLSYAALADQVDALAPGLAQEFAGGVVALELDHGADEVVLEVALLAAGVPVLSLPAFFTSEQRRHALVASGVSATLSGVGAVRRPAYPLRPVPLPAGSARITFTSGSTGAPKGVCLSADHLGLVAASVVEAVGAEHAGRHLALLPPGILLETVAGLFATLLAGGTYVCPPQELCGLDDPFRPDFATMAARIADWGTTSLILVPEYLAGLVSALEASGGLLPCLSLVAVGGARVPLPLLERARVLGLPVRQGYGLTECGSVVSLQDADDDALGSAGRPLPHMSVTLAEDGEILLDGPLCLGTIGGEAPARPLATGDIGRIDEAERVWVTGRKSNLIVTAHGRNIAPEWVEEALLAQPAIAQAFVHGDGMPFPSALLVPATPSADLSAAVDAANASLPAYARVATWRQVAHFTPQNGRLTGNGRLRRAEIERSCLGRPDNFTLLEDETVRERLAFLAVPQVRAGLAGAISREVYIAYLTQAYHHVKHTVPLMRAARAGLGHRPDLVEALDEYIEEETGHEEWILADIAAAGGDADAARASIPYDATQAMVDHAYARIAAGDPVAFFGMVYVLESVSVALATRGAGAVAERLGLPPQAFTYLTSHGALDQSHMTFFATLINGFGEEDLASVRRMAREVFALFGAMFASIEMEADLELA; this comes from the coding sequence GTGATCGCCCTGCTCGAGGCCATTCGCGACCATGCACGACGCACTCCTGAGCGCGTCGCAGTCGATCCGGTCGGCGCGCCGCCGCTAAGCTATGCCGCGCTGGCGGACCAGGTCGATGCGCTGGCACCGGGGCTGGCGCAGGAATTCGCCGGCGGGGTCGTCGCGCTAGAACTCGACCACGGCGCCGACGAGGTTGTTCTAGAAGTCGCGCTGCTCGCCGCGGGCGTGCCGGTGCTTTCCCTTCCAGCGTTTTTCACCTCCGAACAGCGTCGCCATGCCCTCGTAGCGAGCGGGGTCTCCGCGACACTGTCCGGCGTGGGAGCGGTCAGGCGGCCGGCGTACCCCTTGCGCCCCGTCCCGCTCCCCGCCGGCTCGGCCCGGATAACCTTCACGTCTGGATCGACCGGCGCTCCGAAAGGCGTGTGCCTCTCTGCCGACCACCTCGGATTGGTCGCCGCTTCGGTGGTCGAGGCGGTCGGGGCCGAACATGCCGGACGTCATCTCGCCCTGCTGCCGCCCGGCATACTACTCGAAACCGTCGCCGGATTGTTCGCCACTCTGCTGGCCGGCGGCACCTACGTCTGTCCGCCGCAGGAGCTGTGCGGGCTGGACGATCCTTTCCGGCCGGATTTTGCGACCATGGCGGCGCGGATTGCCGACTGGGGCACCACTTCACTTATTCTCGTGCCGGAATACCTTGCCGGCCTGGTCTCCGCGCTCGAGGCGAGCGGCGGACTGCTGCCCTGTCTGTCCCTGGTGGCAGTCGGTGGGGCGCGAGTCCCGCTGCCGCTGCTCGAGCGGGCGCGGGTGCTGGGCCTGCCGGTGCGGCAGGGATACGGCCTGACCGAGTGCGGATCGGTCGTCAGCCTGCAGGATGCGGACGACGATGCGCTCGGCTCGGCCGGCCGCCCCCTGCCGCACATGAGCGTAACGCTGGCCGAAGACGGGGAGATCCTGCTCGACGGACCGCTGTGTTTGGGAACTATCGGCGGCGAAGCGCCCGCCCGACCGCTCGCCACGGGCGATATCGGCCGTATCGACGAGGCCGAGCGCGTGTGGGTCACCGGGCGCAAGTCGAACCTGATCGTTACCGCGCATGGCCGCAACATTGCGCCGGAATGGGTCGAGGAGGCGTTGCTGGCTCAACCCGCGATCGCCCAAGCCTTCGTTCACGGGGATGGCATGCCGTTTCCCAGCGCGCTGTTGGTTCCGGCCACGCCCAGCGCCGATCTTTCCGCCGCTGTCGACGCCGCCAACGCCTCCCTGCCTGCCTATGCCCGCGTCGCGACGTGGCGCCAGGTTGCCCATTTCACGCCGCAGAACGGCCGCCTGACGGGCAACGGGCGGCTTCGGCGCGCCGAAATCGAACGGAGCTGCCTCGGGAGACCGGACAACTTCACCCTGCTCGAGGACGAAACCGTTCGCGAGCGTCTGGCGTTTCTCGCGGTTCCGCAGGTTCGCGCGGGTCTCGCCGGGGCAATCAGCCGCGAGGTGTACATCGCCTACCTGACGCAGGCTTATCACCATGTGAAGCATACCGTGCCGCTGATGCGGGCGGCGCGCGCCGGGCTTGGTCACCGGCCCGATCTCGTCGAGGCGCTCGACGAATACATCGAGGAAGAAACTGGGCACGAGGAATGGATCCTCGCCGATATCGCCGCCGCGGGCGGCGATGCCGACGCTGCCCGGGCGAGCATCCCATATGACGCAACGCAAGCCATGGTCGATCATGCCTATGCTCGGATCGCGGCCGGCGACCCGGTTGCGTTCTTCGGCATGGTCTACGTTCTGGAGAGCGTCAGCGTGGCGCTCGCGACGCGCGGGGCGGGGGCGGTAGCCGAGCGGCTCGGACTGCCGCCGCAGGCCTTCACCTACCTCACTTCGCATGGCGCGCTCGACCAGTCGCACATGACGTTCTTCGCCACGCTGATAAACGGCTTCGGCGAAGAAGACCTCGCGAGTGTGCGCCGCATGGCACGCGAAGTCTTCGCCCTGTTCGGGGCGATGTTTGCCAGCATCGAGATGGAGGCCGACCTTGAGCTCGCTTGA
- a CDS encoding thermostable hemolysin: MDALGARHFVDQVFHREYGAEGAATFSRYLASRSGAVLGYRRAGDEALFLEAYLDEPIEDLIAPIYGRRVRREAIIEIGNLASNNAMAMIELWGAAANDLGASGEIVVATLTRSLRAMFRRIGIVIHELCPAGEGRVAGLGSDWGSYYAQDPYVCAGEIRQGQAAISAFRARRMRRTAA; the protein is encoded by the coding sequence ATGGACGCCCTGGGCGCAAGGCATTTCGTCGATCAGGTGTTTCATCGCGAGTACGGGGCAGAAGGGGCGGCGACATTTTCGCGCTATCTCGCGTCGCGTTCGGGGGCGGTCTTGGGCTATCGCCGCGCGGGCGACGAGGCCTTGTTCCTCGAAGCCTATCTCGACGAGCCGATCGAGGATCTCATTGCTCCGATCTATGGCCGGCGCGTGCGCCGCGAGGCAATCATCGAGATCGGCAACCTGGCCTCGAACAACGCGATGGCGATGATCGAGCTGTGGGGCGCGGCTGCCAACGACCTTGGGGCCAGTGGGGAGATCGTCGTTGCGACGCTCACGCGCTCGCTGCGCGCCATGTTTCGCCGCATCGGTATCGTGATCCACGAGCTCTGCCCCGCCGGGGAAGGCCGGGTCGCGGGCTTGGGGTCCGATTGGGGCAGTTACTACGCGCAGGATCCGTACGTCTGCGCCGGTGAAATCCGACAGGGGCAAGCGGCGATTTCCGCCTTTCGCGCTCGCCGTATGCGGAGGACTGCTGCGTGA
- a CDS encoding sulfite exporter TauE/SafE family protein produces the protein MIDALHMSLGALSGALVGFTLGLVGGGGSILAVPLMVYLVGVKSPHIAIGTSALAVAVNAASGLFQHARKHTVKWRCGSLFAASGIVGALAGSTLGKNFDGQKLLFLFALVMVLVGILMLRGRSALGQPDVHLDRENAPRLLGFGFGTGAFSGFFGIGGGFLIVPGLVASTRMPMINAVGTSLVAVTAFGLTTAANYALSGLIDWPLAGVFVLGGVLGSLLGTILAQRLSQGNALRTVFAVLIFVVAAYMLWRSWGAM, from the coding sequence ATGATCGACGCGCTGCACATGTCGCTCGGCGCGCTTTCGGGCGCGTTGGTCGGGTTCACGCTGGGCCTGGTCGGCGGTGGCGGGTCGATCCTCGCGGTCCCGTTGATGGTTTACCTGGTCGGCGTGAAGAGCCCGCACATCGCCATCGGCACCAGCGCCCTGGCGGTGGCGGTTAACGCGGCTTCCGGGCTGTTCCAGCACGCGCGCAAGCACACAGTGAAGTGGCGCTGTGGCAGCTTGTTCGCCGCCTCAGGCATCGTCGGCGCGCTTGCCGGATCGACGCTCGGCAAGAACTTCGATGGTCAGAAGCTGCTGTTCCTCTTTGCGCTGGTGATGGTGCTGGTGGGCATACTTATGCTGCGCGGTCGCAGTGCTCTGGGCCAACCCGATGTTCACCTCGACCGGGAGAACGCCCCGCGGTTGCTGGGCTTTGGCTTCGGAACCGGTGCGTTTTCCGGCTTCTTCGGGATCGGCGGCGGTTTCCTGATCGTGCCCGGCCTGGTCGCCTCGACGCGGATGCCGATGATCAACGCCGTCGGTACGAGCCTGGTCGCTGTCACCGCCTTTGGGCTGACCACAGCGGCCAACTATGCGCTCTCCGGCCTGATCGACTGGCCGCTGGCAGGAGTCTTCGTTCTTGGCGGCGTCCTCGGGAGCTTGCTCGGCACTATCCTTGCCCAGAGGCTCTCGCAGGGCAACGCGCTGAGAACCGTCTTCGCGGTCCTGATCTTCGTCGTCGCAGCTTACATGCTGTGGCGCAGCTGGGGCGCGATGTAG
- a CDS encoding TIGR01244 family sulfur transferase has translation MQTKKLDEALCVREQLLPEQLAEAARQGFRSVINNRPDSEEPGQPSSAQVAAAAHAAGLEYRHIPVIPGQITDDAIEAFDKAMAEMPKPILGFCRTGTRAAMLWGLAKAPEIGADTAIETCAGAGCDISGVRARLEQRSR, from the coding sequence ATGCAGACCAAGAAGCTCGACGAGGCGCTGTGCGTGCGCGAACAGCTGCTGCCGGAGCAATTGGCCGAAGCCGCCCGTCAAGGGTTTCGTTCGGTCATCAATAATCGCCCCGACAGTGAGGAGCCGGGTCAGCCATCCTCGGCCCAGGTCGCCGCGGCGGCGCACGCGGCTGGGCTGGAATATCGCCATATCCCGGTCATTCCCGGCCAGATCACCGACGACGCGATCGAGGCGTTCGACAAGGCCATGGCAGAAATGCCCAAGCCGATCCTCGGCTTCTGCCGTACGGGAACACGCGCTGCCATGCTGTGGGGCCTCGCGAAGGCGCCCGAAATCGGAGCGGATACGGCGATCGAGACATGCGCCGGCGCCGGATGCGACATTTCGGGCGTTCGCGCCCGGCTTGAACAGCGCTCGCGCTAA
- a CDS encoding YgaP family membrane protein: protein MTTNMGKFDRILRIAVAIALVVLIATGALHGTLGILAGVVAAVFLVTSLVGFCPAYRLVGIDTCGKN from the coding sequence ATGACAACGAATATGGGCAAGTTCGACCGCATTTTGCGGATAGCGGTGGCCATTGCGCTGGTGGTCCTCATCGCCACGGGCGCGCTGCACGGCACGCTGGGTATCCTCGCCGGCGTGGTCGCGGCTGTATTCCTCGTCACCAGCCTGGTCGGGTTCTGCCCGGCCTACCGGCTCGTGGGCATCGACACCTGCGGCAAGAACTGA
- a CDS encoding MBL fold metallo-hydrolase: MPDNNHDGALAAASAIVEQALSGKTASPVVQSFFDEATFTASYVVFDPATRHAAIVDSVLDYDPAAGRVSHGSADEIIAFVEAESLTVEWLLETHAHADHLSAAPYLQARLGGKIAIGKDILRVQEVFGKLFNEGTDFALDGSQFDHLFEDGDRFRIGELEAVALHVPGHTPADLAYVIGDAVFTGDTMFMPDYGTARADFPGGDAHALYRSIRRLLSLPASARLLLCHDYKAPGRDEFVWETTVAAERAGNVHAHDGVSEDEFVAMRTARDKSLAMPRLILPSVQVNMRAGHFPEPEANGMRYLKIPVNGI; the protein is encoded by the coding sequence ATGCCCGACAACAACCACGATGGCGCCCTCGCGGCGGCTTCGGCGATCGTCGAACAGGCACTTTCCGGCAAGACGGCTTCTCCGGTCGTGCAAAGCTTCTTCGACGAGGCGACTTTTACGGCCAGCTACGTCGTCTTCGATCCGGCGACGCGCCATGCGGCGATCGTCGATTCTGTGCTCGATTACGATCCTGCGGCGGGCCGCGTCTCGCACGGTTCAGCCGACGAAATCATCGCCTTCGTCGAAGCGGAGAGCCTTACCGTCGAATGGCTGCTCGAAACCCATGCCCATGCGGATCACCTTTCGGCTGCTCCGTACCTGCAGGCTCGCCTTGGCGGCAAGATCGCCATCGGCAAGGATATACTCCGCGTCCAGGAGGTGTTCGGCAAGCTGTTCAACGAGGGCACCGACTTCGCGCTCGACGGCTCGCAGTTCGACCACCTGTTCGAGGACGGCGACCGCTTCCGGATCGGCGAACTCGAGGCCGTGGCGCTGCACGTTCCGGGCCATACCCCGGCTGATCTCGCTTATGTGATTGGCGATGCGGTGTTTACCGGCGACACGATGTTCATGCCCGATTACGGCACCGCACGGGCCGATTTTCCCGGTGGCGACGCGCATGCGCTGTACCGCTCGATACGCCGTCTGCTGTCGCTTCCGGCCAGCGCCCGACTGCTCCTCTGCCATGATTACAAGGCCCCGGGCCGCGACGAGTTCGTCTGGGAAACCACCGTGGCGGCCGAACGTGCCGGCAACGTCCATGCGCATGACGGCGTGAGCGAAGACGAGTTCGTCGCCATGCGCACCGCGCGCGACAAATCGCTCGCCATGCCCCGGCTTATCCTGCCTTCGGTGCAGGTTAACATGCGCGCAGGGCACTTTCCGGAGCCCGAGGCGAATGGGATGCGCTATCTCAAGATACCGGTGAACGGCATTTGA
- the proB gene encoding glutamate 5-kinase, whose translation MTKNKRLVVKVGSSLLANTDRLTPRFGFMQRLLEDIARLRDQGYDVILCSSGAVALGLNTVGARPETAGLSDKQAAAACGMPLLLNAYRQVGHEFGIEIGQVLLTLGDFEDHRRFLNTRNTVHRLLKSRILPIVNENDTITTEEIRVGDNDRLAAKIAQMVEADQFIILTGVDGLYDRDPAEEGARLVEELHDVSEYIEAASGKSTLGTGGMLTKLKAANMAQNAGCTTYIANGEAEYPLSAVLDGRRKCTKCIAHSEPDSLWTIWLADRLQMAGSLVITAAAAKSLGEGNPIHRRDVLSIDGDFTRGDVLHIYDETGTELARGLSDFTSEETRVMTVNQELPADQLLGYQTHAEIIRPENLVVLEGRHLPWDAPGTLDSD comes from the coding sequence GTGACCAAGAACAAGCGCCTCGTCGTGAAGGTCGGTTCGAGCCTGCTGGCCAACACCGATCGCCTGACCCCGCGGTTCGGCTTCATGCAACGCCTGCTGGAAGACATCGCCCGCCTGCGCGATCAGGGCTATGACGTCATCCTGTGTTCGTCGGGTGCGGTGGCCCTCGGCCTCAACACAGTCGGCGCGCGGCCCGAGACCGCCGGGCTCAGCGACAAGCAGGCCGCCGCGGCGTGCGGCATGCCGCTGCTGCTCAACGCCTACCGCCAGGTCGGGCACGAATTCGGCATCGAGATTGGCCAGGTCCTCCTCACTCTCGGCGACTTCGAGGACCACCGCCGCTTTCTCAACACGCGCAACACCGTGCACCGCCTGCTCAAGTCGCGAATTCTCCCGATCGTCAACGAAAACGACACGATCACAACGGAGGAAATCCGCGTCGGCGACAACGACCGGCTGGCGGCGAAGATTGCGCAGATGGTCGAGGCCGACCAGTTCATCATCCTGACCGGAGTCGACGGACTTTACGACCGCGATCCGGCGGAAGAGGGTGCGCGTCTGGTCGAGGAACTCCACGACGTCAGCGAATATATCGAGGCGGCCTCGGGCAAGAGTACGCTCGGCACCGGCGGAATGCTGACCAAGCTCAAGGCCGCCAACATGGCGCAGAACGCCGGCTGCACGACCTACATCGCCAATGGCGAGGCCGAATATCCGCTATCGGCCGTGCTCGACGGACGGCGCAAGTGCACCAAGTGCATCGCGCATTCCGAACCGGATTCGCTATGGACGATCTGGCTGGCCGATCGCCTGCAGATGGCCGGCAGTCTGGTCATCACCGCAGCGGCGGCCAAATCCCTTGGCGAAGGCAATCCGATCCACCGCCGCGATGTGTTGTCGATAGACGGCGACTTTACCCGCGGCGATGTCCTGCACATCTACGACGAGACGGGCACCGAACTGGCTCGCGGCCTTTCGGACTTCACCTCGGAGGAGACCCGGGTGATGACGGTCAACCAGGAACTGCCGGCAGATCAGTTGCTCGGTTACCAGACCCACGCCGAAATCATCCGTCCGGAAAACCTCGTCGTGCTGGAGGGGCGTCACTTGCCTTGGGATGCACCAGGCACGCTCGATTCCGACTGA
- a CDS encoding 2'-5' RNA ligase family protein, protein MTRGTVRAGACAAPDTAAGPLIVTAELPRDLQAWANGLRRAHFPPERNFLDAHVTLFHALPPSCEEELRERLAAAAAQPPVPARLLGVMSLGRGVALTLSSPAMLALRADLAERFRGLLTPQDSQRPRLHVTIQNKVEPRAARRLLEELEGSVAPRDFAFAGVGLHRYRGGPWEAVGRWSFRG, encoded by the coding sequence GTGACGCGCGGGACGGTCCGGGCTGGCGCGTGCGCGGCTCCGGATACGGCGGCCGGTCCGCTGATCGTGACGGCCGAACTGCCGCGCGACCTGCAGGCCTGGGCGAACGGACTGCGCCGAGCCCACTTTCCTCCCGAGCGCAACTTTCTCGACGCCCACGTCACGCTGTTTCACGCTCTGCCGCCGTCGTGCGAAGAGGAATTGCGCGAACGGCTCGCGGCCGCTGCTGCGCAGCCCCCGGTGCCAGCCCGGCTGTTGGGAGTCATGTCGCTTGGCCGCGGGGTCGCGTTGACGCTGTCGAGCCCGGCCATGCTGGCGCTCCGCGCGGACCTCGCCGAGAGATTCCGCGGCCTGCTCACGCCGCAGGACTCCCAGCGCCCGCGGCTCCACGTGACCATCCAGAACAAGGTCGAACCGAGAGCGGCGAGGCGCCTTCTGGAGGAGTTGGAGGGCAGCGTCGCGCCCCGCGATTTCGCCTTTGCCGGGGTCGGCCTGCACCGCTATCGCGGCGGGCCCTGGGAGGCTGTCGGACGGTGGTCGTTTCGCGGTTGA
- the mltG gene encoding endolytic transglycosylase MltG — MKKGCSFLAAVLIVAAIALGWFGASWWGSANLDKDRSFVVQSGSTVTGVAEQLEKDGIIDSADSFVLHAKILGSSDPIKAGEFLLPAGSSPADILDTFQHGEVIRRFVTIPEGMPSIMVWERLMAEPLLTGDIPVPAEGSVLPESYDFERGENRAAVLARMQTAMKKTIAELWPQREKDIAVETPEEAITLASIVEKETGVASERRMVAGLYSNRLKQGMLLQADPTIIYPITAGKPLGRRIRQSEIGAVNGYNTYTMVGLPKGPITNPGRASIEAVLHPAKTDALYMVANGSGGHAFAATLAEHNANVAKWFELRRERGEM; from the coding sequence GTGAAAAAGGGCTGTTCCTTCCTCGCGGCGGTTCTCATCGTCGCAGCGATTGCGCTCGGCTGGTTCGGGGCGAGCTGGTGGGGATCGGCCAATCTCGATAAGGACCGGTCTTTCGTGGTGCAGAGCGGCTCGACCGTGACCGGCGTCGCCGAGCAGCTCGAGAAAGACGGGATCATCGATTCCGCCGACTCTTTCGTCCTTCACGCTAAGATTCTCGGCAGCAGCGATCCGATCAAGGCAGGCGAATTCCTGCTACCGGCAGGTTCGAGCCCCGCGGACATCCTCGACACCTTCCAGCACGGCGAGGTGATCCGCCGTTTCGTCACGATTCCCGAGGGCATGCCCTCGATCATGGTCTGGGAACGTCTAATGGCCGAGCCGCTGCTGACCGGCGACATCCCGGTACCCGCCGAAGGTTCGGTGCTGCCCGAAAGCTACGACTTCGAACGCGGCGAAAATCGGGCTGCGGTCCTTGCCCGGATGCAGACGGCGATGAAGAAGACGATTGCCGAACTGTGGCCGCAGCGTGAGAAGGACATCGCCGTCGAGACGCCGGAGGAGGCGATAACCCTGGCCTCGATCGTCGAGAAGGAGACCGGCGTGGCGAGCGAGCGCCGGATGGTGGCCGGGCTCTATTCCAACCGCCTCAAGCAGGGCATGCTGTTGCAGGCCGATCCGACGATCATCTATCCGATAACCGCGGGCAAACCGCTCGGCCGGCGCATCCGCCAGAGCGAGATCGGCGCGGTGAACGGCTACAACACTTACACCATGGTCGGACTTCCCAAGGGGCCGATCACCAACCCGGGCCGCGCTTCCATCGAAGCGGTTCTGCATCCGGCGAAGACCGATGCGCTGTACATGGTGGCCAACGGCTCGGGTGGACACGCTTTTGCGGCGACGCTCGCCGAGCACAACGCCAATGTCGCCAAGTGGTTCGAGCTGCGCCGCGAACGCGGCGAGATGTGA
- the fabF gene encoding beta-ketoacyl-ACP synthase II, translated as MRRVVVTGLGLVTPLGADVETTWANILAGKSGAGPITHFDASEFKCRIACEVKPADHPYGFDPDKRVDHKVQRQVDPFIVFGIDAAGQAIEDAGLEDMDDATRLRAGCSIGSGIGGLPGIEKESLVLHEKGPSRVSPHFVHGRLINLISGQVSIKYGLMGPNHAVVTACSTGAHSIGDAARMIRDDDADIMLAGGAEATICPIGVAGFAQARALSTAFNDQPEKASRPYDVARDGFVMGEGAGVLVLEEYEHAKARGAKIYAEVVGYGLSGDAYHVTAPHPEGSGAFRSMEMALRKAGMGPKDIDYINAHGTSTPLGDELELGAVRRLFGDAISGVSMSSTKSAIGHLLGGAGAVESIFCILAMRDQIVPPTLNLDNPSEGCVGVDLVPHMAKKRDVRAVLNNSFGFGGTNASLVMKKVD; from the coding sequence ATGCGTCGTGTCGTCGTAACCGGTCTCGGGCTCGTCACCCCGTTGGGTGCCGATGTCGAGACGACCTGGGCCAACATTCTCGCCGGCAAGTCGGGCGCCGGACCGATAACGCATTTCGACGCCAGCGAATTCAAGTGCCGCATCGCCTGCGAGGTCAAACCCGCCGATCACCCATACGGGTTCGACCCGGACAAGCGCGTCGACCACAAGGTCCAGCGCCAGGTCGATCCGTTCATCGTTTTCGGCATCGACGCCGCCGGGCAGGCGATCGAAGACGCCGGGCTCGAGGACATGGACGACGCGACGCGGCTGCGCGCCGGGTGCTCGATCGGTTCGGGCATCGGCGGACTGCCGGGCATCGAGAAGGAATCGCTCGTCCTGCACGAAAAGGGGCCGAGCCGCGTAAGCCCACATTTCGTCCACGGGCGGCTGATCAACCTGATTTCGGGCCAGGTCTCGATCAAATACGGTCTGATGGGGCCGAACCACGCGGTCGTCACCGCCTGTTCGACCGGCGCTCATTCGATCGGCGACGCCGCGCGGATGATCCGCGACGACGATGCCGACATCATGCTGGCGGGCGGCGCCGAAGCGACGATCTGCCCGATCGGCGTGGCCGGGTTCGCTCAGGCGCGCGCGCTGAGCACCGCGTTCAACGACCAGCCCGAAAAGGCCAGCCGCCCCTACGACGTCGCCCGCGACGGTTTCGTCATGGGCGAGGGCGCCGGGGTTCTGGTGCTCGAGGAATACGAGCACGCCAAGGCCCGCGGGGCGAAGATCTACGCCGAGGTCGTCGGCTACGGCCTGTCGGGCGATGCCTACCACGTCACTGCGCCGCACCCCGAAGGTTCGGGCGCGTTCCGTTCGATGGAAATGGCGTTGCGCAAGGCGGGGATGGGGCCCAAGGACATCGACTACATCAACGCCCACGGCACCTCTACCCCGCTCGGCGACGAACTCGAACTCGGCGCGGTTCGCCGTCTGTTCGGCGATGCCATTTCGGGGGTCTCGATGAGCAGCACCAAGTCCGCCATCGGCCACCTGCTGGGCGGCGCCGGGGCGGTCGAGTCCATCTTCTGCATTCTCGCCATGCGCGACCAGATCGTGCCGCCGACGCTCAATCTCGACAATCCGAGCGAGGGCTGCGTGGGGGTCGATCTTGTTCCACACATGGCAAAGAAGCGCGACGTGCGTGCGGTGCTCAACAATTCGTTCGGCTTCGGCGGCACCAATGCCTCGCTGGTGATGAAGAAAGTCGACTAG
- a CDS encoding acyl carrier protein encodes MSDTADRVKKIVVEHLGVEEDKVTPDASFIDDLGADSLDIVELVMAFEEEFGVEIPDDAAEKINTVGDANKYIEEHKG; translated from the coding sequence ATGAGCGATACCGCCGACCGCGTTAAGAAGATCGTTGTCGAGCACCTCGGCGTCGAGGAAGACAAGGTCACCCCCGACGCGAGCTTCATCGACGATCTGGGCGCTGACAGCCTCGACATCGTCGAGCTGGTCATGGCGTTCGAGGAAGAATTCGGGGTCGAAATCCCCGACGACGCCGCCGAGAAGATCAACACGGTCGGCGACGCCAACAAGTACATCGAAGAACACAAGGGATAA
- a CDS encoding 2Fe-2S iron-sulfur cluster-binding protein produces MPISVNGQQHAFAGDPRTTLLDFLRRECGLTGTKKGCDHGQCGACTVLVNGQRINSCLSLAVMHDADEVTTIEGIGAAGSRSPLQDAFVRHDGYQCGYCTPGQICSATAMLGEIDAGWPSFVSEDLEAAPALNDQEVRERMSGNLCRCAAYSNIVAAILDVAGESA; encoded by the coding sequence ATGCCCATTTCGGTGAACGGCCAGCAACACGCGTTCGCGGGCGACCCGCGGACCACGCTACTCGACTTCCTGCGCCGCGAGTGCGGCCTGACCGGCACCAAGAAGGGCTGCGATCACGGCCAGTGCGGCGCCTGCACCGTTCTGGTGAACGGGCAGCGGATCAATTCCTGTCTCAGCCTGGCGGTCATGCACGATGCCGACGAGGTCACGACGATCGAAGGTATCGGCGCGGCCGGGAGCCGCTCGCCGCTGCAGGATGCGTTTGTCCGGCACGACGGGTACCAATGCGGCTACTGCACGCCGGGGCAGATCTGTTCGGCCACCGCGATGCTTGGCGAGATTGACGCCGGCTGGCCGAGCTTCGTCAGCGAGGACCTCGAAGCCGCCCCCGCCCTCAACGACCAGGAAGTTCGCGAACGTATGAGTGGCAACCTGTGCCGCTGCGCCGCCTACTCGAATATCGTCGCGGCGATCCTCGATGTGGCGGGAGAAAGCGCATGA
- a CDS encoding FAD binding domain-containing protein, with the protein MRPFDYQRPDRLDHAADLAREGGKAIAGGTNLLDLMKLQVETPQTLLDINRLPMAQIAETDGGGLRIGALASNTACAVDPRVRRDYPVLSRAILAGATQQLRNKATTGGNLCQRTRCYYFTNIDQPCNKREPGSGCGAIGGFNRIHAILGASDECIATYPGDMAVALYALDAEVEIAGQRGSSRTLPVRQFHRLPGDTPQRDNNLEPGELITGVVLPPPRAGKQLYRKVRDRASYAFALVSVAAIVEMDGDTIRNASLAFGGLAHKPWHDPRIDAVLSGARPSDALFAEAADLLLEGAEGQGHNDFKIPLARRTLLAVLREATGGAA; encoded by the coding sequence ATGAGGCCGTTCGACTATCAGCGGCCCGATCGGCTCGACCACGCCGCGGACCTGGCTCGTGAAGGCGGCAAGGCGATCGCCGGGGGGACCAATCTGCTCGATCTGATGAAACTTCAGGTCGAAACGCCGCAAACGCTCCTCGACATCAACCGGCTGCCGATGGCGCAGATTGCCGAAACCGACGGCGGTGGGTTGAGGATAGGCGCGCTCGCCTCGAACACCGCCTGTGCGGTCGATCCCCGCGTGCGGCGGGATTATCCCGTGCTGTCGCGCGCGATCCTGGCCGGAGCGACGCAGCAGCTGCGCAACAAGGCCACCACCGGCGGCAACTTGTGCCAGCGCACCCGCTGCTACTACTTCACCAACATCGACCAACCGTGCAATAAGCGCGAGCCAGGTTCCGGATGCGGTGCGATCGGCGGCTTCAACCGCATCCACGCCATTCTCGGCGCCAGCGACGAATGCATCGCCACCTACCCGGGCGACATGGCGGTCGCCCTTTATGCTCTCGACGCCGAGGTGGAAATTGCCGGCCAGCGCGGTTCGAGCCGTACCCTGCCGGTCCGCCAGTTTCATCGTCTGCCCGGTGACACGCCGCAGCGCGACAACAATCTCGAACCCGGCGAGCTCATTACCGGGGTCGTCCTGCCGCCGCCGCGCGCGGGAAAGCAGCTCTATCGCAAGGTGCGCGACCGCGCGTCCTATGCCTTCGCGCTCGTCTCGGTAGCGGCCATCGTCGAAATGGACGGAGATACGATCCGTAACGCCTCGCTGGCCTTCGGGGGTCTCGCGCACAAGCCGTGGCACGATCCCCGGATCGACGCAGTGCTGTCCGGTGCCAGGCCTTCCGATGCGCTCTTCGCCGAAGCCGCCGACCTCCTGCTCGAAGGGGCCGAGGGGCAAGGCCATAACGATTTCAAGATTCCGCTGGCCCGCCGCACCTTGTTGGCCGTCCTGCGCGAAGCGACGGGAGGCGCGGCATGA